The DNA region AAccaacccccccccccccaaaaaaaatttcttcatgattaGTGATCatcgaaaaagaaaataaaaataaaagaaattaagggATGGgcatttcataaatttagaatGATACATGGCATAAAGGTGGgggattaattaaattatgagaaaatgaaatgaaaaaaaaaatcgaggTGTGTATTGGAAAGCAAGTAATTCAACCCCTCCTACCATAGTGAAGAAGCATGAGATTAAAATGAAGGGATGGTGGCGTTGAGGTATGTGGAAGCAAAGTGACGACGGCGTCTGTTGAACTCCATATTTGATCTCTCACATGCTCCAACGTCAACCCTGGTTCAAGCTCTTCCCCTCTGCATCTTATCTCTACCTGCTTTTTCATCCATCCATTTTCCACGTTATTATACTCGTTTATCCTAATTCCAATATAAAAACATTCCAAATATGATCACTAATACTACTTTATTAGTCTAAGTTGACAGATTTGACAAAAAGTGGAATCAAAGAAGAGTTTGCTCGATTTATAGCCGAGGACCACCTTGTTTAAAGAGATCACCTTGGTAGGCAACATATGATAAACACTTTTACTTTGCATGATCTTCATTTAAAATATAACGAAAAAAATTTCGTTACTTTTCATGCATAATGCTTTCTTATATTTTGTCAAATAAAACACCATGTTCgtgacttttttttttgtttccgtAACCTTTTCAAAATGTCACGAAAAACTATTTTAATGTAATAAAAACTCTTAGTcatatttaaatacatgtatgAATCCCTATCATAACTCAACTAGACTCCAAGACTCATATTAAGTCATATAAACCAGACTAAATTCCTCCAAGACTCCACTTTTCTATTTGAAACTTTGCAATGCTATCTATTCTTCTCCCAAACTTCAAAAATCTCTCTacacaacttttataattttgtgCTACTTCCAAGAATTAGATAATTACCTAtcatttaaagaattttttacTATTGTGAGTTGGGATCGAATCCTCAACCACATGATTAAAGGACAAAATAAACTATCATCTCACTACACTTTATATTCATAATCATCTAATTCACtaataatacataaaatcataaaaaaataaatccaaacaTTAATAAAAACCCATAAAAGAAAATTGTTTCTACGCTGGAATTtcaattattgaaattaatttagattaatatATGTAGTTTTACAAGTAAAACTGAAGTCATGGTTGATAAGTGGCTTACGTCTTGCCCATGCTAATATGCCGCATCTCTTTCAAACTTGCAACTTACCcttaaaaattagaatttctcTTCCCTATTTTCCAATCCCATTAAaggcaaaaattcaaagacacTACTATTTAGTAGTGCAACTTAGGTCAGCGGTCAGGCAGCCAAATCCACCGTTGATCCCACGGCTGCCCAAAATAAATCATTACGGGACCCAACCGACCTAGACTTTTCTCGTAACCCAAAATCATGATTccatttgaattttattataacTAGTAGTGgtgttaattataaaattatttactttattttacaaattataggCTTAATTAAAAGTAATCAAAAATACAATATTTGTATTGGATCCTGAAAGCCCGGCGAAGAACAGGCACGACCCAACGATTTCTCTTTGGTCaatcttataaaaaaaaaagaattggttTCGCTCCTGTCACTCATCCTCTGATATAATTCTTcgaatataatttaattattttcattacttttatcaaataaattttctgcatagaaaaaaaataaaatgtaaatttattgtaaaaaaatcaaatatattacCACATCATcgtcatttaaaattatttaatgaaattcttaaaagaaatttaaaaaataaaaggtaatcaaataataataacaaatttaatttaatttcaaaacgtcatttttatttttataatattttcattCCTACAAAACCTAACTTTCTCTAACATCTGTCACATACAACACAACAATCGCATTTCATGCACGTCTTCTTCACGTTGCTTTCACTTTCCACATTTACAAAACCAAAATCCCTAATCTCTCAAAGGTCAATAACCCTTTCTAGTTGTGTGTTTTTTCTTGtctttcctttaatttttaaaatattaaatacagaGGTTGGCTTCATAGGTAGGTAAGAAAAACCATACAACCACTGTTAATTTTCTTCCAGAAAttactaaattatattttcaattttctaaaatttataattcaattttctgTTTAATGAATGGGATATGACGTTGATGTAAGATAGAAGACTAATTTCCCCATAATATTTAATGCTGCATGCATTCCGTTCACCAACAATAAACAAGACATTTTTCATGAGGTGGGGGGTTCTTATCTGTTTTTTTTAATGcttttatttttgtcttttttcaaCAACTAGGAATGATTCTGTTGTGGAACTATCCCTCATGTATTGCTTTCCCACAACGTAAAATATTtagggtttattttatttttatttttttaactttcttttctttcaatatGCTAGTCGTGGGAACCAATGAGTGATCATAGTGTCTTTAAAGAAGCACTTaagggtttcttttttttttatttttattaatggcCATTTTTAAGTACAATCCACTACGAAAACAAAAGGCCCTACGGGTTAGCTGTCTGAAAGCTGAGATATAAGAAGCGAAAGCGTGACGAAAGGAAGGGATAAAACATGCAGATGGGGGGCTTGAGAATGATAAGGTACACGTGTGGTTTTCATGGCCCTGCGATATGATTTTACTACATATATATGCCTTACTATCAAAGTATCCAATCCTAAAGTGGGTGGAAGAACCAGAAGTGAACTTCTTTTCTCCAAGCATTTACACTAAGTTTGAATTTGAGAGTAAAAAATCTCGAATCTTAAAAGATTTATGATAGCCTTACAGTATGTACAAACAAAGAATTAGACTATGGTACTCTTAAATTTTGGGTAATGATAATGTGAACAAAGTGGTGTGAAAGATTAATAAATCCCATCCCTAGATACCAGTATTAACAAGTATTATTCGTGGAATAATAGGTTAAATTATTCACTAAACTTTGTTTTTTCTTATATAAAATGTCCTCATCATCTAAGAGAGAGAAGAGTATACATCTACGCTAAAATAGATTAGAACACTACTCATTGGATATTTTTATTGCATGTCATGTGAgaaaaggaggaaaaaaaaaaccctagctaagaTGAAAATTATATATCACCTAGCCGACCCGCTACTATGAGTTGACCTAATAAATTACTAAATggaaagtttttttcttttttttttataaaaaattattcctATAGTATCTAAACATATTTTTAAAGATTGGTTGTATATCTTTTCGGTTTAGAATACAAACAAGCAATAGCTGTAACACCTTGTGTTGTGACtgacatatatattaatatatatatatcgtcATAATCTCAAGTGGATTACTTCATGGCATGAAGTGTAAGGAAAGAAacacaagtatattttcattaatttcatgGCATAAAGAGTTGACCAATAAATGCTTCAATTAATTGTAAACTACAAGACATAATAGATGTTGCTGGTAACAAGAACACAAAACAAAAACAGAATGTCGAAGAGGATgtcatgaaattcatgcatacatataaaATCCTAGCAAGCTTATTTAGTTTTGGATATTTTAGGTCGTTGGCTGAGAGACAAGACAAAACTGATATTTAGAGTGCAATAAATGACTGCTATGATCATCAATTTGGGTGGATAGATCTTTAAGACgataaaaatgaatatttatagTATGAGTgactaaataaaatatattttctataatcgtaagatcaaaataaaatataaaaaaaaactataaatcaTGTAATGACTAATCATGAAATTTGTCTTTCATGTaactaacaatttttttttgtcatttaataattaaagataGGTTAATATGTGATGAAATGATGAGATGAACTGGTTGACATATACAACAAATTCAAATAAAAGCTTCATTTTGGATTATATACGTATGGAAAACTTCATTTCTACTCCTCTAGGCATCATTCCACGTAAAATTAGTGAATGTTTTAACTTATGTTCTTAAGGctcaaacaaaaaatttcataGTGTAAGGGTCTAAAAATATTATAGCAATTCACATCAATTTCAAATTCGATTTTAGacatatatataatcaaactAATATAGCGAGGGCAAGACATATAAAATGAATTACACAAATGGCACGCACCATTCACcaataaattttcatttagacTGACATTTTCTCCTATATTCTAGAAATTGCATAGAAGGAGTTGCAATAATCTTTCTATGTACTTGTCCATTAATAATTTTTGCATTTAGCTATAATTTTTATATGCCATAACATGCAAAACATGAAATGCGAAATGAACTAAATAACATCAAAAACTTATGATACAAATCATTCTTGTTAATGCAACTAAGAGAATGCAGGTTCAAATTCATGAAATAGTAGGGAATATGTGTAGAAGTATGCATTTTATAAAGAAATGACACAAGGTTACTTAGGCATTTTTCTTTGAGGCAGATTCATCTTATCctagaaaaaaattgattttcttaGGTTATATATTATGATGCTAAAGTATTATGGAAGAAAACTTCAAATGTCATTATTATTGAGAAGAAATAATTGTTTTTGATGATGAAGTGTGCATGAGAAGCATTTCTTATAAAGGGGAGGGATGTGTCGAAAAAAAATAAAGTGGAACTAGATAGCTAACAAATTGAGATACAATAAATCATTCACTTATATAGTGCACCTCGTGTACAAATTATTGTGATATAGACCTCATTTATTTTCATGATAATGACTGTTTACGTACGGGTTCTCTCACCATTGAGTACATATATACACGTACGTCTAAACCCTAAAAGAATAACAATGAAAATGATTCATATACTAAGAATTTAAGCATCTTTTTTATACTTCCCTTGAATTCTGGTTCAAGTAATGGTCATATTCGGTGCAAAATACATATCATATTGGATTGTGGATTTTAAGGCACCCCTGGTCATTTCGTGCAGTTGATTATTTTATATgctatatcttttttttttctttttttacttaaatttacacaatatatatatctatactttGCTTGTGTTGATTATTCATATGTTACTTTCACATAAGTTTGTGATGTGTAACAGTAAACCCCATTTGTAGAAGAAGGTGGGTTGGTAAATTTCTATATTATTCTCTCTAAACTTACTACATTTGAGCCCTAAAACCTTCATCCTTTCACTAAGAACAGGCTCCTAGGTTATGGATTTAAAAGCTTAATTAATGAAGCATTAGATAACAAAAGGGCTAACAATGAGACATACTTCCCACCTAACAAGAAACAGTACCGAGAAATGCATTTTTAGTTCTGGGGTTTCTGTCATGTCTCTATAACACCAACCAAGTCCTATACtcataaaaagaaattaattaactagatagaaagatcgcttcatttttcttctttttggcttttttatttatttagaaaatCGTCATGTTTTTGCTAATgagaattgcaaaaaaaaaaaaactcatttaatGGTGTAATTAATGGAGTTTGCATGTAATACCTCGGATTCGCTATCCAGTTTCAGCTTGTTAACCAGATACTTCATTATTGACCCTACTGTCATCTTCCCGTCCCTAAAACAAGTTCAAAACACGCCATAATAGTTAATTTTTGAACCCAAAAAGGGAGTATATATAGAAAGTAGTAAATtggaacaataataataaaacaaaagggataaaatattatttacttgATTCTCAGGTAGCTCTTTGGTATTTGAGGCAAGAATGGTTCTTTTGCTCTGAAATGTAAAAATCAAGTTAATTTAATCAGAAAAGTAAActctaatattttaaaatacctTCAACGCGTtgtgattaattaaaaaaagaaagagtatTAAGagaattttcaaacaaaaaacaaaaagtgcagactattttttttttcttttcttactgGTTTTCAGATGCTTGTAGGATGAACCAAATGCCAGAATGGGGTCTTCTAGGAGGATCAATGATTTTAAAATCAGTGCTCGGCCCGGCGACATCGATTCCGGGTTGCACTTGAAATGGTCTGGCAAAATAGGAGCCTAATGGCACCAAGGTGGAAGGAGCTGTTGCCGCTGCTATAGGCCTACATGCCCTGCTAAACATGGAGCTGGTTCCTTCTTGTTGTAAGAATAAAGAAGTTGTAAAACCTTGCATAACCAGTGGATGCAGTGGAGGTCTAAACTCAGGCATATGTGGCCTTTCTTGATGAGAGGTGCCACCAGGTAATAGATCAAGCTCGGTCAACCCTCCTCTTGTCGCGGTTAGATCGACCTGGTCATGCTtgttatgatgatgatgatggtattTTGTTGCATGACCTCCTATACTGAGTTGGAGCCAACCTTCATCATCTCTCTCttcttgttcttgattgtaatCCTTAGAGCTGGAGCCGGTTTCATTAAGGCTATTAGTTCTTGATGGATTTTCAGCCATTTTATTAGCACCCAGATCAGATCCTAAGCAAGCTTCGTTGTGATAGTCATACCCGTGAAGACGGTTCATGAGACCAAAATTCTCTGTATAACTGctatcaccaccaccaccaccaccgcaACCGTAAAAATCCAGGCCGCCACAGTGAGGAAGATGGTTTCGTTTAGAAAGGTTTTCAGCAGGAACCATGGTCATATCAGCAGGTAACAAGGAGAAGCAAGAGAAACCATGGATGAAAAGAAATGAAGGGTTTTCAATATGTTGTTTTAAATTGTTGTTTCATTGGGGGAAGATATAGAGATTAAATTCTCTTGGTTTGGAAGCTTGTGGAGATGAAATAGTTGCAGGAGAAGAGAAGGGGGGGGGAGAGAAAGAGAGATGGTGGTCAGTCAGATTTGATTAAATAATGAtagtatttgtatatatattcttAGGGAGGTCGAACCATCATAATTTTTTGACTTTATTAAGACGAAATATATGTTCCACCTGTTTTTATTGGGAAAAATATGTAGCAAAGGGTCCCTCAGTAAACACCTTTAGGGCATGTTCCAAGGAGAAAATGACTGTAAAGGCTCTTTCTTTTTAGAATAtcacaaaaaggtcctttttagcCCTAATGGGAGGTTATGGGGAATGTCTTATCATTCCTAGAAAAATTTAAACTACAATTAGAATGTTGAAAACTAGACAACACAAAACCCCATCACGTCGCCCCCCTTTGGCCCCCATAGATCCCACGCCTTTCATGCTTTTGGACGGTGCGGATCATaatcataaattattaataaactgTTCATACTAATGCTCTAGTGCATATTCACCCTTAATTCTCCATAGACAAATTAGTAATTTGCAGCAAGCATATAGGTAGGATGTGAAAAACATTTCCCCTGCAAAGCATGctgaattaatatttttttattaatttttaaaaaatgtcagTTGTGTGCAGGGAGTAATCTGATTATAGTATATTCTTAACAGCAAAAGGACAAGTTTAAGAACTTGCGTGCCAATGGCTATAATACCCTGGAATTGAGACAAGTGGAGAGGGCAGAGGAGTGGCAAGGCATAATGAGATTACCTgtcaaataataaagaaaataagaataaataggGAAGTTTGGCATGCATGATGGTGTTTCCCCATAACTCGAGAATCGAAAACACAGCGACTTGGGGTTCTTGGTAGGACATTCTTTGGTGAAGCAAGCATGTGCACCCCACCCTACCCTCCCTGCACTCAACTGTACGCTGAGACCTCCTCTCATTTGTtatcttcttttctctctctctcccaTTTGATACTATGTTCCTTTGTTTTTAAACTTGGAACAAGTGATTTTAATATTTGACTCACAACAATGGCTTCTGTTCTTTGTTAGCTGCCTGATCGTTTTCTGAAAAGCTGCTTTCTTTCCAGCCCATCAAACATGCCCTGTCCATctcgctctctctctctctaaaaaCAAGAAAGGGACTTTTCAGGGAGCAGTCATTAATCAACAAATTCTCTTAACTTGTAAGGTTTAATTGTAATGGTGTGAAGTCATGTGTATGCTTACAGCATCGCTTTCTAGTAGTAGCATAGCACTACTTGGTAGCAGCGATGCTTCCTAGCAGAACATTGCTCTCTAGCAACACTACTCCCTAGAAGCAGCACTACCTACCCTATAAGGCTCCTTGGTCAATTATACTTCTTGACAACAATGTGTTGCTTCCTAGCAGAAGCACTCTCTCAAGTCTCAATAGCATATCATTATCAGTATTGCTCCCTGATATTAGGACTCCCTAACAACGATTCTCCCCAATAACAACATCATAGGAAGCAACACATCTAACCATAGAGTTCCCTTGGCAGTTGTGCTCGCTGAAAGTAGCACTTCATGGCAGTAGCACTCAGAGCACAACGCTCTTAGGTAGCATGGTTCTAACACTCAAATTCTAGAGCGCTACTGTTACTTCATTAAGCAATCCAGTGCTCCACTCACTTAGCATTCCAACACCCCTTGTGTAACTTGTGTGGCAAAGATATCTTATTCGGAAACTAGCAAGACTCGCAACTACATGAAGACGGTGAAGCTAATCCCATAATATTGGTAGGATTTTTAGATTTGCCACCACTCTTGAGATGGACCAAAAAGCATGGCTTAGAGACTTGGATTCTTAACCTTTTCCTAAAACAAAAGTAGTTGCTTGTCCTATTGAACAAACAATGCATTCATAAGTGTGCTGTCAAGTAATGctttcttaattaatctaatcACAACATTACTTGGGCGTAATCTCCCCATAAACTTCATTTAATATAGTTTCTTTGGTAACCCATTATTGGTCTTTGATAACTTCCCACTCACTTTGCAACCACTCTTGGTTACTTCCTTAAAAAGGCTATAAATAGATGTCCAATTCCAAAGGTTTCATTTGATATCTTTCGGTAGGATGGTAAACTTGGGTTAGACTTGATTATGGGTTATGCCAAGCTAAGTCAATGCAAAAAGTTAGACCTGTTTTTAGTTTTAGGCCCAATGCAAttcgaaaaatgggcttaaatttcTGTCTAAGTTTAGCTTAGATGAAAAATGTTAAACTCGAGTCCGACCCAGCTTACTCATactaaaaaaattgtattatttttatataaaaataaattaaaaacataatacattaaatacactaaaaatattaaaataaatttatcttaacaaattgaaaatatatttaaaaaaagtctttctacttaaataacattaagatagttgcaacttaaTAAGAGAATTCCCCTaaaatagcaaaattaataacaaaaaaaagacttatacaatattcaaataataacaaaaaaatagtgtcgaaaccaattttttgtttttgaaaacggtcgacattttattttgaaaatgaaaacaaatgggagtcgccaccaatccttttttatgaggtgtgatcgggtcaccacATAAtcgattgttttaataaaacgttttgatttactaaaacaataattttggtctacgaaattcgagaaaacgggttcgcgagtcggttacgtacaaggaatgattagcaccctcgtaatgcccaaaattggtgcctaattgattaattagtgtctaaACGTCGAAAGTTTCGAATCTTGAAAATAAGTTTgcctcttaattttattttaaaaatcgtgttttgatttttgaaaggatattcggaaccccgtaagttagggtacaacttTCTCGAGTTTCTAAACACAGAAattgcctttattttatttaaaattcatatagtTTAAAACTTACAAGGATATTTGATATTTTAGATTtgacgagaaaatcgaaaccccataagttagggtacaatttcccGAATTCCCGAAATACAAAATAtcgattatttttaaaatttcatttatgaaTTTAAAAAGGATAATAAAGGGCCTAAAATGACATATGCGTATTCCATTCTTAcattgaaatatatttaaaatgcgGAAAGGGTCATGCTTGGCGAAAAAAAGATAATGCGACATACATTTGAAATAACAACGACATAATACGCATAATGAAGTGTAACATATATAGATAGCTTTGATGTTAGCGAACCGTAATGTTAACAAGTATAAACAATAATAAGAGTGATGCAAACGATAATATAAGTAAcgataataataagaataacagtgtaaataataataataataacaatgatgacgatattaatgataacaataatataataataaactagGGTTTTAAAACTATATGAAaggatatatataaaaaaatagttcaaaacaaataatacatataatttaaaataaataaataaataatagagacaattcaatataaataataaaaggaCTTGAAATAGGTAATATAAGAAAAACTtagaatatataataataaatcgatttaaaataaaatataagaaaagaattaaaatgaataataataataaaacaactttcttttgaaaagaaaaataaattaattaaaaaaaattaaaaacagacCAAGGACTAGACTGAAATCGAGTTGAACTTTAGGGTACAAATTGTAAATACAAGAATGGGCCATCAAGGACCGACAAGAAGCGTGCTTGAAGAAAGAGGGACTGATTGGGAAAATATCCCAAGCCCTCAAAACGATGCAAAAAATTCAttgggtaaaattaaaaaaaaaaaggacgaagaaataggatcaaattgaaacCAGCCTCAAATGCGGAAGGACTAGGGGGGCAAATAGACCTCtagtccaaaaacacgcggatcccaggcGGTTTTTTGGTCGGGTCACACGGGTTTGATgcctaaacggtgtcgttttaaaGCCATTGGTCTAGGCCCTAAACGACGTCGCCTAACCGTCCTataaaagcaattttttttttaaatttcatcctGCTactctctttaaaaaaaaacttaaaacagaAAAAGCCACCGTGGTGGTGATAGACGAATCACCGGGTGAGATTTTCGCTCTCTTTTCCTCCcc from Gossypium hirsutum isolate 1008001.06 chromosome A04, Gossypium_hirsutum_v2.1, whole genome shotgun sequence includes:
- the LOC107898111 gene encoding protein LAX PANICLE 2 isoform X1; this encodes MTMVPAENLSKRNHLPHCGGLDFYGCGGGGGGDSSYTENFGLMNRLHGYDYHNEACLGSDLGANKMAENPSRTNSLNETGSSSKDYNQEQEERDDEGWLQLSIGGHATKYHHHHHNKHDQVDLTATRGGLTELDLLPGGTSHQERPHMPEFRPPLHPLVMQGFTTSLFLQQEGTSSMFSRACRPIAAATAPSTLVPLGSYFARPFQVQPGIDVAGPSTDFKIIDPPRRPHSGIWFILQASENQAKEPFLPQIPKSYLRIKDGKMTVGSIMKYLVNKLKLDSESEQVEIRCRGEELEPGLTLEHVRDQIWSSTDAVVTLLPHTSTPPSLHFNLMLLHYGRRG
- the LOC107898111 gene encoding protein LAX PANICLE 2 isoform X2 — protein: MTMVPAENLSKRNHLPHCGGLDFYGCGGGGGGDSSYTENFGLMNRLHGYDYHNEACLGSDLGANKMAENPSRTNSLNETGSSSKDYNQEQEERDDEGWLQLSIGGHATKYHHHHHNKHDQVDLTATRGGLTELDLLPGGTSHQERPHMPEFRPPLHPLVMQGFTTSLFLQQEGTSSMFSRACRPIAAATAPSTLVPLGSYFARPFQVQPGIDVAGPSTDFKIIDPPRRPHSGIWFILQASENQAKEPFLPQIPKSYLRIKDGKMTVGSIMKYLVNKLKLDSESEVEIRCRGEELEPGLTLEHVRDQIWSSTDAVVTLLPHTSTPPSLHFNLMLLHYGRRG